Below is a window of Edaphobacter bradus DNA.
CTGGCGTGATGGTCGATATTGATCAGGCAGCGGCCTTCGAGTCCAGCGAGGCCGGTACGGGGAATGCCATCGCACTCGAGCACGATGACAGGGAGAGCAAGATCGTGGGCGACGGCAGAGACCGAGGGAGCGATCCGGATACGGTCGACGCCGGGCAGCGTCCGGTAGATGAGAGGCACGGCGTCGGCGAAGACGATGTGGACCGGACGGCCGAGCTGGTCAAGGATCTCGGCGAGCGCGAGTGCGGATCCCACGGAATCGCCATCGGGGCGGGCGTGCGAGGTGATAACGAACCCTGGGCTGGAGCGGAAGGCTTTCAGCAAGGCGGCGATGGAGACTTCCTGGGTCATGATTTGGGTTTGGGCTCGTCCGGTTGCTTAGATGCCTGCAGTTTCTGATCGCGTTTGCGGATCCGGCCGAGGAGCTCGTCCATACGGCCGGAGATCTTCTCAGAGCGATCAATGGCAAAGGTGAGGTCGGGGACGTGACGGACGCCCATGCGCTCGCGGAGCTGTGAGCGAATGTACGCACGGGCGGTCATCAGGCCGGCGAGCGTGGACTGCTCCTCCTGCTCGCTGCCGTAAACGGCGACATAGATGCGAGCGGACTTGCCGCCGGGGGCGAGTACGACGTCGGTGACGTAGCTGGGGGCGATTCTGGGATCAGAGAGCTCTCCCTCGAGCATCGCCCCTATCTCTTCGGAGAACGTATTGGCGACGCGGCTGCGGTGGTGCGCTCTGGCTCGTTGTTCAGGCATAAACCGAAATTACTGGTAGTAAACGTTTGAGGATATCAGAGTCGGGGCGATCCCCCTAGCGGGTGCGGGATTATTCGGGCAGAACCTCGGCCCAGGAGTCGAGGATCTCGGCTCCATGGGCGTGGGCGATGCGGTGGGCAGCCTGGTCGATCTGCTGGAGCTGGCCGGTGAGATAGCTGGAAGAGGAGGAGATTGCAGCGACTCCAAGGGTTGCGCGGTTCCAGACGGTACCTTCATCAAGCTCGGCGATGGCTAAGTTAAAGGAATTACGGAGCTTGTCTTTGATGGATCGGACGACCTGGCGGCGGTCCTTGAGCGACTGAGCGTGGGGGATCTCGATCTCAAGGGTAAGGCGCGCGAGGGGCATGACGGCCATTGTCGCAGGTGGGCTGCTGGTGTGGAATGGCTCGGCGCGATTTGTGGGATTACCAGCGGGAGGGGATGGTGAAGGTCCCGCTGTCTCCGTCCGGGGACCAAGGAATGGGAGCACTGGCCTCAATGAGCTGTTGGTGCTCGTTCCGGCTGGTGCGGAGGGCCTCCTCGTAGCGTTTGTGTTCGGTGATGTCGACGACGGAGACGGAGATGCCGATGACTTCGCCGGCTTCGTCGCGCGCCGGCTGGCAGGAGATGAGGAAGGTGTCGCCGCGTTTGCCCGGAGCGTGGCCGAGGCTCACAAACTCGACTCCCGCGATTGACTCTCCTTCGATGGCGCGGAGAAAGCAGGGCTCGAGGGCCTGGAACATCTGCGGGAGAATCTCTGAGATGTGACGGCCGAGATGTTCGGCGACAGAGAGATAATTGATCTCGGCGAGGCGCTGGTTGATGCTGGCGTAGCGAAGGTGGCGATCGAGGAAGCAGAGGCCAACGGGCGCTCCGTCGTAGATAGCCTGGAGCTGCGCGAGTTGCTGGTTGGGGCGCAAGTTGATTCGCTCGGGGGAGCGTTCCGACGGCGAGTCGGCGGCGATGGTGGTCTCTGGCTGCGACATCTCCGCGATGAGGCGGTTGAGGTTCGACGCAGGAGCCGGGCTGCCAAAGAGGAGGCCCTGTCCGAAGTCGCAGCCTTGCCAGAGGAGCATGTCGGCTTGTGCCTTGGTTTCGACGCCTTCGGCGACGGTGACGAGTCCGAGGCTGTTGCCGAGACCGACGACCGCGGCGACGATCTTGCGGCTCTCGCGAGAGTGAATCATCGATTGGACGAACCCTGCGTCAACCTTGATCTCGTCGAAGGGAAGGGCCTGGAGATGAAGGAGGCTCGAGTAGCCGGTTCCGAAATCGTCAAGGGCAAGGCGGGCCCCGAGGGATTTGAGCTCATAGGCGATGGCCCGGGCCTGATCAATGTTGTGTAGCAGTGCGCTCTCGGTGACCTCGAAGATGACGCGGTGCAGAGGAAATCCGCCCCGGCGCGCTGCGAGCGCAAGCTGCTCGGGAAGCGACGGGTCATGGAACTGGGTCGGAGAGATGTTAACAGAGAGGGTGAGGTGCTCAGGCAGCGTGGTGGCTGCATCGAAGGTGATGCGAAGCATGCTCTGGACGAGGGGCCCGATGAGGCCGGTGCTCTCGGCCAAGGGGATGAACTCGCTCGGGGGGACAAGGCCGTGCGCAGGATGCTGCCAGCGCGCGAGCACTTCGAAGCCCGTGAGCTGGCCGGTGCGCAGCTCGACAAGAGGCTGGAAGAAAGGCACGATCTCGTCACCGCCGTATATTGCTCTGCGGAGGTCAGTTTCGCTATCGACGGCCATAAGTCATGAGCATAGTAAACGGTAACGTGGGCATAGTAAACGGTAACGTGGAAGTCCCCTGCACGATGAAAGGGGTATTCCCTTCAATAAGAGGGGCATGTATACTCCGCCGACTGTGCGAAGTGCGGCGAGTCAGCCAGTCGGCGGAGTAAGCGGGTTGTATTGGCGGTAGGGAGACGATTTTCGGACAGGTTTTTTCGATCAGGCAGGTTGCTGCGATACTAAGGACAAAGCTACCGCGCAGAGATTGCAGACTGGATCTTATTGAGCGGTTTCCGCGTCGAGTAAGTATCTGCAGGAAAATAAGCACAAAGAGTCCTGATTGGGCCACGACGCCCGATGAGCCGATGGCCCAGGAAGCATTTCGGAGAGAACGATGGCACCCGCAAGTTTTGATGGATTGAGGGTTTTGTCGCTGGAGTCGCGTCGCGCCGCTGAAGTGGCGAAGCTGATCCGCACCTACGGCGGTGAACCCCTTGTTGTTCCGGCGATGCGTGAAGTTCCGCTGGAGTCGAGCCGCGCAGCAATGGACTTTGCCGCGAGGTTGATTGCGGGCGAGTTCGATCTCGTGATTTTCTTGACCGGCGTCGGTGTGCGCGCCCTGTTGTCGGTCGCAGAGGGGCAGTATCCTCGCGAGGTGTTTCTAGCGGCGTTGCGCAAGGTGAAGATTGCGGCTCGCGGGCCGAAGCCGGTGGCGGCGCTGAGAGAGCTGGACGTGCCTATTGCGGTGACGGCTCCGGAGCCGAATACGTGGCGCGAGATGATGTCGGTCATCGAGAGCGAGTTTGGCGAGACGCTCGGCGATTTTCGGGTCGCGGTGCAGGAGTACGGCGTGTCGAATCCGGAGTTGCTGGAGGTCCTTGCGGAACGATGCCGCGAGGTGACGAAGGTTCCGGTGTACCAGTGGGCTCTGCCGGAGGACCTCCAGCCGTTGCGTGAGGCGGTGCTTGGCGTCGCGAAAGGCGGAGTCGATGTTGTGCTCTTCATGACGGCGGCGCAGGTGATCCATCTGTTCCAGATTGCAAACCAGATGAAGTGCGAGGAGGAACTCATTGCCGGTTTGCAGTCCGTTGTGGTGGCCTCGATTGGGCCGACGACGACGGAAGAGCTGAAGAGATATGGGGTGAAGCCGGACTTTGAGCCGTCGCATCCGAAGATGGGATTCCTGGTGAATGAGACTGCGCAGAAGGCTCATAAGCTGCTGGAGCAGAAACGTGGCAGCGTCAGCCAGAGCACGGGCACGCGTCAGGCGGGGTTGAGAAAGACGTCGAAGGCGGACGCCAAGGGTGACGAATTGACGCCGATCGCGTTTCTGCACGAGATTGGCAGCAGGATCGCCGCAGCGGACTCGCTGCATGTGGTGCTGGATCGCATCGTGGAGTTTGTGACGACGGTGATTCCGTGCGACTCGTGCTTCATTTACGTCCTGGAAGGGAGGAAGCTGGTGCTGCGTGCTTCGAAGAATCCGCACGCGGATCTTGTGGACCGGCTGGGAATGCGAGTCGGACAGGGCATTACGGGGTGGGTGGCCGAGCATAAGGAGCCTGTGGCGATTGCGGCGAACGCATCGGAAGATCCGAGGTTCAAGGCGTTCAAAAATGTGCCGGAGGACAAGTTCGAGGCGATGCTGAGCGTGCCGATTCTGTGCGCTAGCAAGACGGTGGGCGTCATCAATCTGCAGCATCGGCTGTCGTACAAGCACACGGCAAACGAAGTGAGGATGCTGTCGATGATCGGCTTCCTGGTGGGAGCGGAGATAGAGCGCGTCAGGCTGGAGAGCGAGAATACGGAGCTTGCAGGGCGGCTGGAGACGCGCAGGGCGGTAGAGCGAGCGAAGGGGATTCTGCAGCGCGACCTCGGGGTGAGTGAGGAAGAGGCCTACCGAATGATGCAGCGGGAGAGCCGGCAGCGGCGGAAATCGATGCTGGAGATTGCTGAGGTAATCCTGCTGGGTGAGGAGATCAGGAAGGGGCAGGCTACAGCGGAGCGTGAGACCGCGAAGGCCCGCTCATAAGCGTCAGTCGCCGAGGGTGTAAGGCAGGGCGAAGCGGCCTATCTGGATGAAGGTGTGGTCGGACGGGGGCAGGATGCGGAAGGATTCGACGCGCGATCCAGTGGGAAGGCGATGGGCGATGGCTGTACCGCGCTCGGCTCCGGTGGCGGCGTCGTAGAAGCTGACTGCGAGGGTGTCATCGTCTTTGCGGTGCCAACCGAGGACGTAGTTGCCGCGGGTGAGGGCGATGTTGTCGATGGTGATGGGGGACTGGACGAGAAGGTAGTGGGAATATTTCCCGTCGGCGGAGTAGCCGGCGGTAATGAGGACGACTCCGGCGATGAGCTTGCCGTGCGCGTTGATGATGCCGGAGGCGGTGCGCATCTCGGTCTCGATGCGCTCTTTTTCGACCTGTGCTCGAGCGGGCAGGGCTGAGGCGAGTTCGGAGGGAGTGGCGGCGCGCCAGTTCTCGTGGTTCTGCGCGAGAAGGCAGAGGGGTGATGTGAGCGCGAGGGCAAGAACGAGGAAGCGTGTCTTCATAGAGAGCCGTTTCATTTTAGATGGACGATGCCGCGTTGAATGGCTACGGTGGCGGCGTTGGTGCGGTCGCTGACGCCGAGTTTGCCGAGCAGGTTGTTGATGTGCGATTTGACGGTGGCCTCGGAGATGTTGAGGTCGGAGGCAATCTCCTTGTTGGAGCGGCCGGCGACGATGCGTTCCAGAACCTCGTGCTCGCGCGTGGTGAGGGCCTGGCCGCTCATGCGCTCGGCGAGCTTTTCGGCGATGGGAGCGGCGATGCGGGTCTTGCCGGAGTGGACGGCGCGGATGGTGGAGGTGAGTTCTTCGACGGTCATGCCCTTGAGGAGATAGGCCTTGGCGCCGGCCTGCAGTGCGCGATAGATGTCCTCGTCGCCGTCGAAGGTGGTGAGGACGACGAAGCGGGCGGCGGGGTCTTCGGCGCGGATGCGGAGGATGGCATCGACGCCGCCGAGTTTCGGGAGCTGAAGGTCCATGAGGGTGACGTCGGGGCGCAGAGAGCGATGAAGCCTGATGGCTTCGAGGCCATCGCTGGCTTCGCCGATCACCTCGATCCCGGGCGTGATGTTGAGGAGAGCGACGAGGCCCTGGCGGACGACGTGGTGGTCATCGACGACGAGGATGCGGATGCTTTCAGGCATTCTTGCGGGAGCCTTTCTCGGGAGAGATGGGGACGTCGAGGCTGACAGTGGCTCCGTGGCCGGGAGAACTGGCGATGTTGCACTGAGCGTTGATCTGCGCGGCCCGTTCGCGCATGCCCTGCAGGCCGAAGTGGCCGTTGTTGTGGACGGTGGCGGGCGAGAAGCCGCGGCCGTTGTCAGCGATGGAGAGATGGAGCCGAGTGGTGTCGTAGCGCAGGTCGATGGCTGCCTGGGTTGCGTTGGCGTGGCGTTGGATGTTGATTAGGGCCTCCTGTGCGATGCGGAGGACTTCGTCTTCGACAGCGGGCGGGAGTGGGCGATAGGTGCCTCCGATGTTCAGCTGGATGGCGAGTGGCTCGGCGCGGGACTGCTCGACGAGGTGCGTGAGGCGCGTGGGCAAAGTGTTCTGCGCGGTGACGGCGCGCAGGTTCCAGATGCTGCGGCGAGCCTCGGCGAGCCCTTCGCGGACGTAGGCGCGAGTCCGGTCGAGTTGCTGGCTGGCAGCGGAGGGATGGGACTGCGCGAGAAGCTGCGAGATGAGTTCAAGCTGCACAGAGACTCCGGCGAAGCTCTGTGCGAGTGTGTCGTGGATCTCGCGGGCCATTCGGTTGCGCTCAGCGAGCACGGCTGCGAACTGCGAGCGGAGACGGCGGAGGTGCAGACGGTAGAGGAGGATGCCGAGGGCGATGAGCGCGGTGACGGCGAGAAGGATGAACCAGAGTGTGCGGTAGAAGGGCGGGCGGACCGAGAGGGACAGGGCGGCGCCGGTCTCGTTCCACACGCCGGCGTTGTTGGCGGCCTGCACGCGGAAGGTGTAGTGGCCCGCGGGGAGGCTGGTGTAGTACGCGGTGCGGCGCGTTCCGGCCTCAGTCCACTGTTTGTCGAAGCCTTCGAGGATGTAGCGGTAGCGGATGCGTGACGGCGCGGTATAGCTGAGGCCCGCGTATTGGAAGACGAAGCGGCTGTGGCCATATGGAATGGGTTGCGCGACTGGCAACTCCGCGTCGTCGACAGTGAAGCGCTCGATGACGACTGGTGGAGGGATGCGATTCTCCTGAAGGTGCAAGGGATCGGCGATGGCGACGCCTTTGCGTGTGGCGAACCAGAGGCGGCCGTCGGCGGTTCGCCATGCCGCGGGATGGCCGATGGAAGTGGTCTCTTCGGTAGGCATGCCATCGGAGCGGCCGTAGATGTTGGCGTGGAGATCGCAGGAACCGGATACGGCGCAGGCAATGAGCTGCGACTGCGGCACTCGGGCAATGCCGCGGCTTGAACTGAGCCAGAGGTTGGAGCCGTCGCCGAGGATGGAGTCGATGGTCTGCGGGAGGTCGGCGCGCTGCAGCGAGGTGATGTGTCCTTTGATACGAACGGAGAGGCCGTTGCCCTTTGTGCCGATCCAGAGCGCCCCTTGCGGGTCTTCGTAGAGCGAGGTGATGACGTTGCCGGAGAGTCCGTCGCGAGTGGTGTAGGTAGTGATGGCACCATTGTGCAGCAGCGAGAGGCCATCGAGTGTGCTGATCCAGAGATCGCGCGAGCTGTGAGGCTGAACGAGCGCGCCGACGAGGTCGCTGCCGAGGCCGTTCGCGTGGGTGTAGGTGGTGAAGATGTTGTCGTGCCAGTGAGCGAGGCCGCGGCGGGTTCCGATCCAGAGTGTGCCGTCGGAGTCGAGGAGTAGCGAGCGGATGAGGTCGTCGGGGAGGCCGTCGGCTGAGGTGAAGGCTTCGACGTGGCCGCCCTGGATGCGGTTGAGGCCGTCTGGCGTGCCTACCCAGAGGCTGTTCTGTGTGCCGGGCGCGAGGGCGAGGACGATCTCGCTGAGGAGGCCGTTCTTCGTAGAGAGGTGCTGGACTGCGTTGTTCTGCCAGCGGTCGAGGCCGTCGCCGTTAGTGCCGGCCCAGAGTGCTCCGTCGCCGCATTGGGTGATGGAAGTGATGACCTGGTCGGAGAGTGCTGGGATGGTGACGAACGATTGCTGACGGAGGATGAAGAGGCCTGCCGTTTCAGTGCCTGCCCAAAGATTGCCTTCGCGATCTTCAAAGAGGGAGAGGATGCTGTTAGCACTGAGGGAAGGTTCGAGGATTGGCTGGCCCGCAGTGTTGCTGAGCATGAAGAGGCCGCGGTTGGTGCCGATCCAGAACAGGCCGCGCGAGTCGGCGAAGAAGGATTCGATGCGCGTGCCGGGGAGATCGCGGCCCGCAGTGAGAGTGCGCGCGTGGCCATCGCTGAGAAGGGTGATAGTTGTGGAGGTGCGCAGCCATGCTCCGTGATTCGGCAACGTTCCGGCGCCTTGAAGAGGCTCGGCCGGCAAGGGAAGTGGAAGCGCGTGGGGGAGTGCGCGGTTCGGTTGAAGCTCGAAGGGACCGGAGGAGGTGACGAGCCAGGGATTGCCGCTCTCACTGGTAACGAGCGCCGAGGCGGACCCCGGTGCGGAGATCGTGGTGAAGTTCTTACCGTTGAAGTGTGCGAGGCCGTTGCTAGTGAGGAGGTAAAGGGAGCCGTCGTCTGCGGTGGCAAGAGAGAGGAAGTCGTTGGAGGGCAGGCCTTCGGAGGTTGTGTAGCGGCGGAATGATCCGGCGGAGTATTGCAGGAGTCCGTCGGAGGTGCCGATCCAGAGCGGGCTACCGGGTTGGCGGGCCTGTGCGAAGCAGCAGACGTCGTCGCTTGCGAAGGCTGGCGTGTCGTCGTGGTGGAAGATCTTGAAGTCAATGCCGTTGAAGCGCGCGGCTCCGCCTTCGGTGGCGATCCAGATGTAGCCGTCCTGGGTCTGGAAGATTTGGTGGACGCTGTTCTGGGGCAGGCCGTTCTCGGTGGTCCACGACTGGTGGCCTAATGGGCCTGTGCCTTGTCCGTGTGTCTCCATGCAGGGCGCGATCGAGCAGAGAAGTGTCAGCAGAGCAGAACGCAGTGCGCGATGGAGGCGGGTGGGGTTCATGCGAGTGTTTCTCTGCATGGTAGTGCGTGCGGCAGCTATTTGCTGCGTCGAATTGTTTCGCGGCTATTTTTTTGTCTTGTCGCGGCAGGAGTGCAGATAGGTAACCAGGTCGTCGAGCTCGGAGTCCTGGAGAACGTCGCCGAAGGGTGGCATCTGCTTGCCGCCTTCGATGATCTGAGTGCGGATCTGGGCATCGCTGCGGCGGCGGCCTACACCGGAGAGGTCAGGGCCCTTGGTTCCGCCATTATGCCGGATGGCGTGGCAGCGAGTGCAGCCGTTCTCAGAGAAGGCGAGGGCACCGCGGGTGCGGGGATCGTTGGCCTGGGCGGGCTGAGCTGCGAGGCATGTCAGGCAGGCCGCGAGCGCGAAGAAAAGTGCGGGAGTGCGGAGTTTCATTGGGCCGGTGCGTTGCTCCCGTGAGATGGTGCGGCTTCGAGATCGCTGTGGGTGTGCCATACAACGCTCTCGGAGGCGACCTCGGGGTGCTTGCGCAGGAAGTCGAGAGCGTAGGTGCTGGCGGTAGGGTCGTCTTTCTGATCGGCGAACATGGCGGCCTCGTGTGAGGCTTTGTCGGCCATGCCGAGGCGGCGGTAGACGATGGAGAGGATGTAGTGGGCGGCGAGGTCGTCAGGGTCGATGGTCTGGAGGGTCTCGTACTCGGCGCGGGCTTCGTTGTATTTGCGCTGCTGGTAGAAGGAGAAGCCGAGCTCGCGGTGAGCGTCGCGGGAGCGCGGGAACTGTGCGATGACCTCGCGGAGGTCGGCGATGGCGGCATCGAGGTTGCCCTGATTGCGCTCGACCAGCGCGAGGTAATAAAGAGCGCGCGCGTTGTGCGGGCTGAGCTTAAGCGCTCTCGTGAGGCTGGTACGGGAGTCGTCATAACGCTGCCAGGAGAAGTTGGCGATGGCGATATTGGTGAAAGCGTCGGGGTAGTCGGGGCGGAGCCTGGCGACCTGCTCGAACGCATGGACGCTCTCGGAGTATTGCTGGGCGTCGAGCATGGCGATGCCGTAGTTGTTCCAGCGCATCCACAGGGGGTTGTCCTGCGGGTCTGGCGGAGTGGCGGGATTCTCGCCGAGCGAAAATGTGCGGGTGCGGGAGGACATATCGACGACGGGCATTGGGTAGTGATCTTTGCCCATGGCGAAGTCCATGAAGTGCTGATCGAAGCGACGGTAGTTGACCTTTGCGGTGACGGTAATGGGGCCTCTTGCGTCAGTGGGAACTTTGAACTGGTAGCGGACGATCTGCGAACGGCCGGAAGAGATGGTGTTGTTGTAGGCGACGACGCGGTTGTTCCAGACCTGATGGAGATCGTTGATCTCACCCTTGATGTTGACGAGACGGTTGGTGAAGGAGTGGGCGCGCGGGTCGAGGTCGCCGTTGGGCTCGATGGTTCCGGAGTGGGTGAGGACGCGGCCGGTGGAGTCTGTGACTTCGAACTCGACCCAGCTCTCGTACATATCGCGCTGCTCGGGGACGTGGCTGTGGGCGATGCCTTTGTTCTGGATAACGATGGAGGCGGTGAGGATGTCTCCGGGTGCGATGGAAACGGGTTCGGTGCCGAGGGGGGCGATCATCCTGCTGCCGTTCTTCTCAAGTCCAAAGATGTCCACGTTGAAGACGTTGTTCTTGAGGAAGGCGACGGTCTTTTCCATCTGCACGTCGTAGTTGTAGAACTTCGCCATGATGGTGTTGGCTCCGAGCCAGCGGTGGGAGGCTAGCTTGCCGTCTTTTGCTCCGTAGTCGGGGATGGCACCAAGGGGCTCGCGGGCCATGTGGCAGGTCTGGCAGGTGGAGACGGAGTCCTTGGTGTAGAAGGGAAGCGGCGACTGCTTGGCGAAGCTGGAGAGCTGCCACTCATCGTAGAGGAAGATGGCGCGCTGCCATTTGTAGTCGTTGAGCTGGCGCGGGAGCGCGGCCTTGTGGCAGGCGGAGCAATATTCGCTGGTGCGGTAGAAGTCTTTCATGACCGCTTTGGAGTGGCGGTCGAGGTGGGTGAGGATCTCCTTGTCGGAGACCTCGCCGTAGATGGGCTGGTCGTGTTCGTCGACGAGGACGGCCGGTTGGGCGAGGACGTAGCTTCCGGTGCCGCGGGTGTCGACCTTCTGGATCGCGTGGCAGACCGAGCAGGTGACGCCGTCTTCGTCGAACTTGCGATTGATGGTTGAGCCCTTGGTCATGGCGCCAGAGACGAGAGCGGTGGGGTTGTGGCATCCCTCGCAGTGGCGAGCGTACTCAATGCCTTTTTCTGCCATGAGCAGGTTAACGTTGCGGGTGTACCAGGGAGTGCGGAAGGAGTTGGCGTGCGCGGACTGGCGCCACTCGGCGTGGGCCTCCTGGTGGCAGTGGCCGCAGTATTTGGCGGTGGGGAAGGCTTTGGAGTTGATGAACTCGCCGGTGTCGGTGGTAGCGAGCGAGGGGAGAAAGGGCTGGTTGGCACCGAAGCGGTAGTCGTAGTGCTCAGCGATGGACTGCGAGTAGATTTGCCGTTGCGAGGGAGTGGCGGGGTCATTCTCCGCGTGGGCCGGACCCGTGCGCAGGGCCATGATGCCGCAGGCCAAGCTTCCGCCCAGTAATGCACTAATGAGAATGCGACCGATTCGCCGCCGAAGGACCTGGAGTTTCATGGCAAGCAAAGATTGTAGAGAGCCGGGGGAGGAGTTGGCTATCCATCGAAAGGTTGAGATGGATAGCCGGCGAGTAAGCTATGGCTTCTTGTCGCCTTTACCTTCGGTGAGAGTGACGATCTGGTCGGGTTTCGTGATGGTGAAGGTCTCCTTTACGCCGCTGGGCCAGTGGACTTCAACCGAGTCGATGGTTGTTGCGTCGCCGAGACCGAAGTGGAGGCGCGGGTCGTGCGTGGAGGCGTAGCTTCCGCCGGAGATGACATCGCCGCGCTGCTTCTTTCCGCCAGCAGTGAGGTAGACGGTGGCGCCTACTGCGTCGCGCGGGCTCTTCGGGCCGCCGACGAGTTTTAGCTCGATCCAGTGATGGGTGTCGGGCGAGACGTTGCGGAGAAGGACGGGGTGTCCGTCGAGTACGTTGACGACGACGTCGAGCTTGCCGTCGTTGAAGAGATCACCGACGGCCATGCCGCGGCCGCGGAAGACTTCGGCGAGGCCGGTGCCTTCGACTGCTGGGACCAGGTCGAATTTCTTACCTTCGAGATTGTGAAAGAGCAGTGGCCGCTCCGCCCAGCTTGTACCCCAGGGCATATGATCGACCTTCGGATAGACGTGCCCGTTGACGAAGATGAGGTCTTTCCAGCCGTCGTTGTCGTAGTCGAAGAAGGCGTTGCCCCAGCCGAGGAAGGGGATGGTCGGTTCGCCGAGGCCCATCTGATAGCTGATGTCTGTGAAGTTGGCGTTGCCGTCGTTGCGATAGAGCGGCTTGTAGTCGTCGGAGAAGGTGGTGTTGAAGACGTCGAGGAGGCCGTTATTCATGTAGTCGCCGAGGGCGATGCCCATGGAGGCGGTCTCGCGGCCATTCTCGTTGAGGGCGTAGCCGGAGGCGTAGCTGTCGTCCTCGAAGGTGCCGTCGCCCTTGTTGATGTAGAGATAGTTGGGGGTTGAGTCGTTGGCGACGAGGAGGTCGGGCTTGCCGTCGTTGTTGATGTCTACGAAGACAGATGAGAGGCCGTAGTAGCCGGGCTTGTCGGCGACGCCGGCCTTTTCGCTTACGTCGGTGAAGGTGCCGTCGCCGTTGTTGTGGAAGAGATGGTCGGGCTCACCCTTCAGGCCACGCGGGCCGCACATCACCTCTTCGCCGCGGAACTGGCAGAAGGCATAGGAGGCGCTCGTGCTGCCGGATGACGGCGGGTTCGCGAGGTCGTAGTGGACGTAGCCAGGGACGAAGAGGTCGAGGCGGCCGTCGCCGTCATAGTCGCCCCAAGTGGCTCCGGTGGACCAGTTGCCGAGAGTGACGCCTGCCTTCTCGGCAACGTCGGTGAAGGTGCCGTCGTGGTTGTTGTGATAGAGGCGGTTCTTGCCGAAGTTGGAGACGTAAATGTCGGGCCAGCCATCGTTGTCGTAGTCAGCGATGGCGACGCCTACGCCCCAGCGGTCGTTGGTGACGCCTGCTTTTTCGGCGACGTTGGTGAAGGTTCCGTCGTGGTTGTTATGGAAGAGCGCGGCCTTGGGCGCGGGAGCCTTGCCGGCCTCGGCTTCGTAGGTTGAGCCGTTGACGAGGTAAATGTCAAGCCAGCCGTCGTTGTCGTAGTCGATCAGGCCGACTCCGGAGCCGTTGGCTTCGATGATGTAGCGCTTCTCAGGCGTGCCCATCTTGTGGGTCCAGGTGGTGAGGCCCGCTTTTTCTGAGATGTCCTGGAAGACGATGGGGCCGGTCTTGACGAAGCCGCCGGCGGTGATGGGGCGACGCTGCTGGTCAAAGATGGCGGCGTGGGCTCCGCCGGTATTGACCCCGCCTGCTGCCGGGGGCTGGCCGCCTTCCTGCGGGCGGCTCGATTGCGAGTCGGGAGATTGTGTCGTCTGGGCCGCTGCCCAATTTGGCGGCAGCATGAGGGGAAGTAGGGCCAGAGGCGCGAGAGCGCGGGACAATCGGGACAATGACGGTCGAAGACGAATGGAGCAGCAAATAGGCATCCGGGGTCCTTTTGAATGGCAGGCACGTCTTGGTGAACCGGCCAGCAACATGTTTACCACGCAACGGTTGATCTCCGCCTCCA
It encodes the following:
- the rbfA gene encoding 30S ribosome-binding factor RbfA — its product is MPEQRARAHHRSRVANTFSEEIGAMLEGELSDPRIAPSYVTDVVLAPGGKSARIYVAVYGSEQEEQSTLAGLMTARAYIRSQLRERMGVRHVPDLTFAIDRSEKISGRMDELLGRIRKRDQKLQASKQPDEPKPKS
- a CDS encoding sensor histidine kinase — translated: MNPTRLHRALRSALLTLLCSIAPCMETHGQGTGPLGHQSWTTENGLPQNSVHQIFQTQDGYIWIATEGGAARFNGIDFKIFHHDDTPAFASDDVCCFAQARQPGSPLWIGTSDGLLQYSAGSFRRYTTSEGLPSNDFLSLATADDGSLYLLTSNGLAHFNGKNFTTISAPGSASALVTSESGNPWLVTSSGPFELQPNRALPHALPLPLPAEPLQGAGTLPNHGAWLRTSTTITLLSDGHARTLTAGRDLPGTRIESFFADSRGLFWIGTNRGLFMLSNTAGQPILEPSLSANSILSLFEDREGNLWAGTETAGLFILRQQSFVTIPALSDQVITSITQCGDGALWAGTNGDGLDRWQNNAVQHLSTKNGLLSEIVLALAPGTQNSLWVGTPDGLNRIQGGHVEAFTSADGLPDDLIRSLLLDSDGTLWIGTRRGLAHWHDNIFTTYTHANGLGSDLVGALVQPHSSRDLWISTLDGLSLLHNGAITTYTTRDGLSGNVITSLYEDPQGALWIGTKGNGLSVRIKGHITSLQRADLPQTIDSILGDGSNLWLSSSRGIARVPQSQLIACAVSGSCDLHANIYGRSDGMPTEETTSIGHPAAWRTADGRLWFATRKGVAIADPLHLQENRIPPPVVIERFTVDDAELPVAQPIPYGHSRFVFQYAGLSYTAPSRIRYRYILEGFDKQWTEAGTRRTAYYTSLPAGHYTFRVQAANNAGVWNETGAALSLSVRPPFYRTLWFILLAVTALIALGILLYRLHLRRLRSQFAAVLAERNRMAREIHDTLAQSFAGVSVQLELISQLLAQSHPSAASQQLDRTRAYVREGLAEARRSIWNLRAVTAQNTLPTRLTHLVEQSRAEPLAIQLNIGGTYRPLPPAVEDEVLRIAQEALINIQRHANATQAAIDLRYDTTRLHLSIADNGRGFSPATVHNNGHFGLQGMRERAAQINAQCNIASSPGHGATVSLDVPISPEKGSRKNA
- a CDS encoding uroporphyrinogen-III synthase, whose translation is MAPASFDGLRVLSLESRRAAEVAKLIRTYGGEPLVVPAMREVPLESSRAAMDFAARLIAGEFDLVIFLTGVGVRALLSVAEGQYPREVFLAALRKVKIAARGPKPVAALRELDVPIAVTAPEPNTWREMMSVIESEFGETLGDFRVAVQEYGVSNPELLEVLAERCREVTKVPVYQWALPEDLQPLREAVLGVAKGGVDVVLFMTAAQVIHLFQIANQMKCEEELIAGLQSVVVASIGPTTTEELKRYGVKPDFEPSHPKMGFLVNETAQKAHKLLEQKRGSVSQSTGTRQAGLRKTSKADAKGDELTPIAFLHEIGSRIAAADSLHVVLDRIVEFVTTVIPCDSCFIYVLEGRKLVLRASKNPHADLVDRLGMRVGQGITGWVAEHKEPVAIAANASEDPRFKAFKNVPEDKFEAMLSVPILCASKTVGVINLQHRLSYKHTANEVRMLSMIGFLVGAEIERVRLESENTELAGRLETRRAVERAKGILQRDLGVSEEEAYRMMQRESRQRRKSMLEIAEVILLGEEIRKGQATAERETAKARS
- a CDS encoding EAL domain-containing protein, producing the protein MAVDSETDLRRAIYGGDEIVPFFQPLVELRTGQLTGFEVLARWQHPAHGLVPPSEFIPLAESTGLIGPLVQSMLRITFDAATTLPEHLTLSVNISPTQFHDPSLPEQLALAARRGGFPLHRVIFEVTESALLHNIDQARAIAYELKSLGARLALDDFGTGYSSLLHLQALPFDEIKVDAGFVQSMIHSRESRKIVAAVVGLGNSLGLVTVAEGVETKAQADMLLWQGCDFGQGLLFGSPAPASNLNRLIAEMSQPETTIAADSPSERSPERINLRPNQQLAQLQAIYDGAPVGLCFLDRHLRYASINQRLAEINYLSVAEHLGRHISEILPQMFQALEPCFLRAIEGESIAGVEFVSLGHAPGKRGDTFLISCQPARDEAGEVIGISVSVVDITEHKRYEEALRTSRNEHQQLIEASAPIPWSPDGDSGTFTIPSRW
- a CDS encoding response regulator, with the protein product MPESIRILVVDDHHVVRQGLVALLNITPGIEVIGEASDGLEAIRLHRSLRPDVTLMDLQLPKLGGVDAILRIRAEDPAARFVVLTTFDGDEDIYRALQAGAKAYLLKGMTVEELTSTIRAVHSGKTRIAAPIAEKLAERMSGQALTTREHEVLERIVAGRSNKEIASDLNISEATVKSHINNLLGKLGVSDRTNAATVAIQRGIVHLK
- a CDS encoding DUF503 domain-containing protein, encoding MAVMPLARLTLEIEIPHAQSLKDRRQVVRSIKDKLRNSFNLAIAELDEGTVWNRATLGVAAISSSSSYLTGQLQQIDQAAHRIAHAHGAEILDSWAEVLPE